The Mya arenaria isolate MELC-2E11 chromosome 16, ASM2691426v1 genome includes a window with the following:
- the LOC128222271 gene encoding uncharacterized protein LOC128222271, translating to MICLREFDLPTMVLTEEEQLMFRDENVYPHATVLINNTNRKEEEIEAHKKENIKILETIRDQKEDLLRARENETKLKETIEELGKECTELSHFSGKRAISLRTLWQ from the exons TGACTTGCCTACAATGGTTCTAACAGAGGAGGAGCAGCTTATGTTTCGAGACGAAAATGTGTATCCTCATGCTACAGTGCTCATCAATAATACGAACCG AAAGGAAGAAGAGATTGAGGCtcataaaaaggaaaatataaagATTTTGGAGACGATTCGAGATCAGAAAGAAGATCTACTTAGAGCTAG agaaaatgaaacaaagttgAAAGAAACAATAGAGGAACTGGGGAAGGAATGTACTGAACTGAG CCATTTTTCAGGGAAAAGGGCAATCAGTTTAAGGACACTCTGGCAGTAA